From a region of the Paenibacillus lutimineralis genome:
- a CDS encoding VOC family protein: MSAIVYLNFDGVAEQAIDFYSEALNAIEVKKVKFKDFPQDPNYPLPENELNMIMESSVEFAGGEIMMSDILPSMKSVTGELVKGNNILISIVNDDKQALENYFSNLSVGGYVIMPLSNTPWSSCFGMLVDKFGVSWKFNSDADKFLNNVISNKQ, translated from the coding sequence ATGTCAGCTATTGTCTATTTAAACTTTGATGGGGTTGCAGAACAAGCGATTGATTTTTATTCGGAGGCTTTGAACGCAATTGAAGTAAAAAAAGTTAAATTTAAGGATTTTCCGCAAGATCCAAACTACCCGTTACCGGAAAATGAGTTAAATATGATCATGGAGTCTTCAGTAGAATTTGCAGGCGGGGAAATCATGATGTCGGATATTCTACCTTCGATGAAGAGTGTAACGGGCGAGTTGGTTAAAGGCAATAATATACTGATTAGTATCGTTAATGATGATAAACAGGCACTAGAAAATTATTTTTCTAATTTGTCTGTAGGTGGTTATGTTATCATGCCGTTATCCAATACGCCTTGGTCTTCGTGTTTTGGGATGCTGGTCGATAAGTTCGGAGTTTCCTGGAAGTTTAATAGTGACGCAGACAAGTTTCTAAATAACGTTATTTCCAACAAACAGTAA
- a CDS encoding ABC transporter ATP-binding protein, with protein MNPVLLALENVEVAFSVNGKSNPALQDISFQVGEKEVVGIVGESGCGKSLTSLSVMGLLPGTAKTTKGQIVMDGLEVSGLTPEAWCEIRGKQVSMIFQDPMTALNPLVPIGKQIAETLFIHSAVTKKEAKEQALEMMTKVGLSRVEQLYSDYPHQLSGGMRQRVMIAMALICNPRLLIADEPTTALDVTIQAQILQLLRDINETMGTAIIFISHDLGVIREVCDRVLVMYAGYIVEDAPVQRILEEPKHPYTRGLLQCIPDIGKRGQPLYTIPGRVPPITERPGGCPFAGRCAQALPECRERVPQLEQVAEQHQVRCHLYSGVGEAV; from the coding sequence ATGAATCCGGTTTTATTGGCCTTGGAGAATGTGGAGGTTGCCTTTTCCGTTAACGGGAAGAGCAATCCAGCTTTGCAGGATATCTCCTTTCAGGTAGGAGAGAAGGAAGTAGTAGGCATTGTAGGTGAATCTGGCTGTGGCAAGAGCCTGACTTCATTATCCGTGATGGGCTTGCTGCCGGGTACGGCAAAGACGACAAAAGGCCAAATTGTTATGGATGGGCTGGAGGTAAGTGGCTTAACCCCGGAGGCCTGGTGCGAAATCAGGGGGAAACAGGTCTCTATGATCTTTCAAGACCCCATGACCGCATTAAATCCTCTAGTACCGATCGGCAAGCAAATTGCTGAGACGCTATTCATACATTCCGCTGTTACAAAGAAGGAGGCCAAAGAACAGGCACTCGAAATGATGACCAAGGTTGGTCTATCCAGAGTTGAGCAGTTGTATAGTGACTACCCTCATCAGCTCTCCGGCGGGATGCGGCAGAGAGTGATGATTGCCATGGCGTTGATTTGCAATCCACGGCTGTTGATCGCTGATGAGCCCACGACGGCACTGGATGTTACGATACAGGCTCAGATTCTCCAGCTACTACGTGATATTAATGAAACGATGGGTACAGCGATTATCTTTATCTCTCATGATTTGGGGGTTATTCGCGAGGTATGCGATCGGGTTCTGGTCATGTACGCCGGGTATATCGTTGAGGACGCACCGGTACAACGTATATTAGAGGAACCGAAGCACCCGTATACCCGCGGCTTACTGCAATGTATTCCTGATATCGGCAAGCGAGGACAGCCTCTGTACACGATACCTGGCAGAGTTCCGCCGATTACGGAACGGCCTGGCGGTTGTCCTTTTGCCGGGCGTTGTGCGCAGGCGCTGCCGGAATGTAGGGAGCGTGTGCCGCAACTAGAGCAAGTAGCCGAGCAGCATCAAGTTCGTTGCCATCTTTATTCTGGGGTAGGTGAAGCCGTATGA
- a CDS encoding ABC transporter permease: MNWKQLTKSKPLLIGSSLIALLLLMMLISLFYTPYGPNDMNSGMRLSHPQLSHLFGTDNFGRDIFSRIMKGSQTAFLIGLSSVLIGLSLGVLIGAISGYFGGWLDEVIMRLMDAMLAFPGILLAIMLVSVFGPGLNNTIMALGIMSIPSFSRIARSGFMQYKEFDFVKATIAKGAGPLRVIWYHILPNIASSLIVATSLRFSGSILAEAGLSYLGLGVQPPDPSWGRMLNEAQPFMINAPWYVLITGVIITIMVLGFNLLGDGLRDLYDRKS; encoded by the coding sequence ATGAATTGGAAGCAGTTAACTAAAAGCAAGCCGCTCCTTATCGGCAGTTCGCTCATTGCCCTGTTATTGCTGATGATGTTGATCAGTTTGTTCTACACTCCCTATGGCCCTAACGATATGAATTCCGGCATGCGGTTATCCCATCCCCAGTTGTCCCACTTATTTGGGACAGATAATTTCGGGCGGGATATCTTCAGTCGGATTATGAAGGGCTCACAGACCGCTTTTCTTATAGGGTTAAGTTCTGTGCTGATCGGATTATCCTTGGGGGTACTTATTGGTGCTATCTCCGGCTATTTCGGAGGCTGGCTGGACGAAGTGATTATGCGTTTGATGGATGCGATGCTGGCTTTTCCGGGCATTTTGCTGGCCATCATGCTTGTTTCGGTATTTGGTCCGGGACTGAACAATACGATTATGGCCTTAGGCATTATGAGTATTCCCTCCTTCTCACGGATTGCCCGCAGCGGTTTTATGCAGTATAAGGAGTTTGATTTCGTTAAGGCGACAATAGCCAAAGGGGCAGGGCCGCTGCGAGTCATCTGGTATCATATTTTGCCTAATATTGCTTCGTCCCTTATTGTTGCCACCTCATTGAGATTCTCAGGCTCCATTCTGGCCGAGGCCGGGTTGAGCTATTTGGGACTAGGCGTACAGCCACCTGACCCAAGCTGGGGCAGAATGCTGAATGAAGCGCAGCCTTTTATGATCAATGCTCCCTGGTATGTTCTTATTACAGGTGTGATCATTACGATCATGGTTCTGGGTTTCAATTTATTGGGAGATGGGCTTCGTGATCTTTATGACAGGAAGAGCTAG
- a CDS encoding YdeI/OmpD-associated family protein, which translates to MEIGDLIPVKSRVDLRIWLQNNCKIEKSCWFLVSMTSTPNMLLYLDAVEEALCFGWIDGVKKKISETDLAQRLSPRSKKSSWTELNKERVRRLEKLGFMREEGRKVLPDMTPDSFSIDRVIEQRLKADEQVYENFMAFPDLYKRIRIDTIQSNKNQPELFRSRLDKFITNTKENKMYGQWNDNGRLLDY; encoded by the coding sequence ATGGAAATCGGAGATCTAATTCCAGTAAAATCAAGAGTAGATTTAAGAATTTGGCTGCAGAACAATTGTAAGATTGAAAAGTCTTGCTGGTTCTTGGTTAGTATGACGTCCACCCCGAATATGTTGTTATATTTGGACGCAGTAGAGGAAGCGTTATGCTTTGGATGGATTGACGGAGTCAAAAAGAAAATATCGGAGACGGATCTGGCACAGAGGCTGTCCCCTAGAAGTAAAAAAAGTTCATGGACTGAATTGAATAAAGAACGTGTCCGCCGCCTCGAAAAGTTGGGGTTCATGAGGGAGGAGGGAAGAAAGGTTCTTCCCGATATGACTCCAGATTCTTTTAGTATAGATAGGGTGATAGAGCAAAGGCTAAAAGCAGATGAGCAAGTATATGAGAATTTCATGGCATTTCCTGATCTGTATAAAAGAATTCGGATCGACACGATACAAAGCAATAAGAATCAGCCAGAATTATTTAGGAGCAGATTAGACAAATTCATAACAAACACGAAAGAAAACAAAATGTACGGCCAATGGAACGATAATGGACGTCTGCTAGACTATTAA
- a CDS encoding ABC transporter substrate-binding protein gives MAILKKKLALGISTLSLLAVIITGCGSNSTASNSVGNSANTTASNESNPSETVQNSGEKVMAGGTVRVAMSTEPDNLDPYLSAATDTNSMMDNVFDGLFEAGEDSDLVPAIASSYQVSEDGLTYTFILKQGIKFHNGADLTSKDVYYSYAKLSGLNGQEPLSSKFSGIESIDTPDDYSVVIKLKEKNAAFLAANIIAIVPKDYEQQSEKPIGAGPYKFVEYKPGQELVLEKNENFYNKDHTPVIDKVEFKIMPDANAAVLALQSGDIDMIPGISSQGVLQLGDGYTVISGPQNMVQLMALNNSVKPLNDVKVRQAINYAIDKDAIIQTVAEGNGTKLGSNMSPAMKMYYQEGLEDYYKTNVDKAKELLNEAGYPNGFDLAITVPSNYQFHVDTAQVIADQLKKAGINATIKQIEWSSWLEDVYNNAKYEATIVGLTGKLDPQEVLGRYETTYAKNFFKFSNADFDKLISEGKIEINEAKRADLYKQAQTLLTEQAAAVFIMDPNRTVAMKGNLKGFKMYPVQKYDFAEMYYTEQ, from the coding sequence GTGGCAATTTTGAAGAAAAAGCTGGCTCTTGGTATTTCTACTCTCTCTCTATTGGCGGTTATCATCACAGGCTGTGGCAGTAATAGTACGGCAAGTAACTCAGTAGGCAATTCAGCAAACACAACAGCATCTAACGAATCCAACCCATCTGAAACTGTGCAGAATTCAGGTGAAAAGGTCATGGCGGGTGGGACCGTCCGAGTAGCAATGTCCACGGAGCCGGATAATCTGGATCCTTATTTGTCGGCGGCAACGGATACCAACTCCATGATGGATAATGTGTTCGACGGATTATTTGAAGCGGGAGAGGACAGCGACTTGGTCCCGGCTATTGCTTCTTCCTACCAAGTGTCGGAGGATGGATTGACGTATACTTTCATTTTGAAACAAGGCATTAAATTTCACAACGGCGCTGATCTGACGTCAAAGGATGTGTATTATTCCTATGCCAAGTTGTCCGGGCTTAATGGACAAGAGCCGTTATCATCCAAGTTCTCGGGTATCGAAAGCATAGATACGCCGGACGATTATTCAGTTGTCATTAAATTGAAGGAGAAAAATGCCGCCTTCCTCGCTGCCAACATTATCGCTATTGTACCTAAGGATTATGAGCAGCAAAGCGAGAAACCGATTGGCGCAGGGCCTTACAAGTTTGTTGAATACAAACCGGGTCAGGAACTGGTTCTGGAGAAAAACGAAAATTTCTACAACAAGGACCATACCCCTGTAATAGATAAAGTCGAGTTCAAAATTATGCCGGACGCCAACGCGGCTGTATTAGCCCTGCAATCGGGGGATATTGATATGATCCCAGGCATCAGCAGTCAAGGCGTACTTCAATTGGGTGATGGCTACACCGTGATCTCCGGTCCGCAAAATATGGTTCAACTGATGGCTTTAAACAACTCTGTGAAGCCGTTAAACGATGTAAAGGTTCGTCAGGCCATCAACTATGCGATCGACAAGGATGCAATTATTCAGACCGTTGCGGAAGGGAATGGCACGAAATTAGGTTCCAATATGAGCCCTGCCATGAAGATGTACTACCAGGAAGGTCTGGAAGATTACTATAAGACTAACGTTGATAAAGCCAAAGAACTGTTGAACGAGGCCGGTTATCCTAATGGATTTGATCTAGCAATCACAGTTCCATCCAACTATCAATTCCACGTAGATACTGCTCAGGTGATCGCAGATCAACTCAAGAAAGCTGGCATCAATGCAACAATCAAGCAAATTGAGTGGAGCAGCTGGCTGGAGGATGTCTATAATAACGCCAAATATGAAGCAACTATTGTTGGACTAACCGGCAAGCTGGATCCGCAAGAGGTATTGGGAAGATACGAAACTACTTACGCTAAAAACTTCTTCAAATTCAGCAATGCTGATTTCGATAAGTTAATCAGTGAAGGCAAGATAGAAATCAATGAAGCAAAGCGGGCCGATTTATATAAGCAGGCACAAACCCTGTTAACAGAACAGGCAGCGGCCGTCTTTATTATGGACCCTAACCGGACCGTTGCGATGAAGGGGAATTTGAAGGGCTTCAAAATGTACCCGGTGCAAAAATACGATTTTGCTGAGATGTACTACACAGAACAGTAA
- a CDS encoding metallophosphoesterase translates to MRIGVISDLHVDLNEVSGQPLIEDILLEVVAASDLQHLIIAGDISNDVNRSLAVLRRLKAESGIPVLFVPGNHDYWSKDNGIIDTWEIYRQYQSYEGCLSQNPIQLDDNWVIIGNSGWYDYTMGEPKYSFADFEKMHAMDRTWQDSIYVKWDMSNQEIHRYFYRHLEQELERHQGQNIIMVTHMLTHPYFKAPVDHPQWQYFNAFLGSNEYAGLYHKYKVRYGIMGHVHYRKRMKEQDTEMICACLGYRKEWRTTEALKEVQDCLQIISI, encoded by the coding sequence ATGAGAATAGGAGTCATATCGGATCTGCATGTTGATCTAAACGAAGTATCCGGGCAGCCGCTGATTGAGGATATATTGCTTGAGGTCGTTGCTGCTAGTGATTTGCAGCATCTGATCATTGCCGGGGATATTTCCAATGATGTGAATCGAAGCTTGGCTGTACTGAGGAGACTAAAGGCTGAATCAGGCATTCCGGTACTATTCGTGCCAGGTAACCATGATTATTGGAGCAAGGATAACGGCATAATCGATACCTGGGAGATTTACAGACAATATCAGTCTTATGAAGGCTGTTTGAGTCAAAATCCAATTCAGCTTGATGATAATTGGGTCATTATCGGCAATTCCGGTTGGTACGACTATACAATGGGCGAGCCCAAATACAGTTTCGCTGATTTCGAGAAAATGCACGCTATGGACCGAACCTGGCAGGACAGCATTTACGTAAAGTGGGACATGAGCAATCAAGAGATTCATCGCTACTTCTATCGGCATTTAGAGCAGGAATTGGAGCGGCATCAGGGCCAAAATATCATTATGGTTACCCATATGCTCACCCACCCTTATTTTAAGGCGCCTGTCGATCACCCACAGTGGCAGTATTTTAATGCTTTTCTCGGGAGTAATGAGTATGCCGGACTGTATCATAAATACAAGGTGCGCTACGGGATTATGGGCCATGTCCATTACCGCAAGCGAATGAAGGAACAGGACACGGAGATGATCTGCGCTTGTCTCGGTTATCGCAAAGAATGGAGAACGACGGAAGCGCTGAAGGAAGTTCAGGATTGCTTGCAGATCATTTCGATCTAA
- a CDS encoding ABC transporter ATP-binding protein — MTQPLLRVEDLSKHYEVARQGLLEEKKYVRAVNGVSFDISEGETFGLVGESGCGKSTTGQMLVHLVQHTGGQIHFAGRDITNLSKHEMKALRKELQIVFQDPYSSLNPKKKIGWLLEEPLIIHQIGSKAERQKIISEVLEQVGLDQSHLQRYPHELSGGQKQRVGIASALVLNPKFIVIDEAVSALDVSVQSQILNLLKELQRVRGLTYLFISHDLNVVQYMSDRVGVMYLGKMVEIFDVEAGGGPLHPYTRALFSSIPQVGSRQKERIVLSGDVPNPISPPPGCAFHPRCPLAVEQCRHSTPVLRSQEAGHYVSCHLYEEEAVHENRSHIGSAC, encoded by the coding sequence ATGACACAGCCTCTACTCCGGGTTGAGGATTTATCGAAGCACTATGAGGTAGCGAGACAGGGACTGTTAGAAGAGAAGAAGTACGTAAGGGCGGTAAATGGTGTTTCTTTTGACATCAGCGAAGGTGAAACGTTTGGACTAGTTGGGGAGAGCGGTTGCGGTAAATCAACGACAGGGCAAATGCTCGTTCATTTAGTGCAGCACACGGGTGGGCAGATCCATTTTGCTGGCAGAGATATTACCAATCTGTCCAAGCATGAGATGAAGGCGCTGCGCAAGGAGCTGCAAATCGTCTTCCAAGACCCCTATTCTTCGCTTAATCCGAAGAAAAAAATCGGCTGGCTGCTGGAAGAGCCGCTGATCATCCATCAAATCGGCAGCAAGGCTGAACGGCAAAAAATCATAAGCGAAGTGCTGGAACAGGTTGGATTGGATCAAAGCCACCTTCAGCGCTATCCTCATGAGCTTAGCGGCGGCCAAAAACAACGGGTCGGGATTGCTTCGGCTCTAGTTCTGAACCCTAAATTTATCGTTATCGATGAGGCGGTTTCGGCGCTCGATGTTTCCGTTCAGTCGCAAATCCTGAATCTGCTGAAGGAGCTGCAGCGGGTGCGCGGCCTGACTTATCTGTTCATCTCACATGACCTGAATGTTGTTCAGTACATGAGTGATCGAGTAGGTGTGATGTATTTGGGAAAAATGGTGGAGATTTTCGATGTGGAAGCAGGCGGCGGGCCGCTGCATCCTTATACACGTGCGTTATTTTCGTCGATCCCTCAAGTAGGAAGTCGCCAGAAGGAACGTATCGTATTGTCCGGAGATGTTCCTAATCCCATTTCTCCGCCGCCCGGTTGTGCTTTCCATCCCAGATGTCCTTTGGCTGTAGAGCAGTGCCGTCACTCAACCCCTGTACTACGCAGTCAGGAAGCCGGTCATTACGTTAGTTGTCATTTATATGAGGAGGAAGCAGTTCATGAGAATAGGAGTCATATCGGATCTGCATGTTGA
- a CDS encoding MurR/RpiR family transcriptional regulator gives MTTIKDKIQEQFETLSSGQKRAAHYIQQHMQEVALQPAHKTATKASVSEATVHRLAQALSYPSFSAMHQDIQRYILRDQRAVKNLEHLTSRQEESWLEKHFTQEMDNIRETMLQTDKMQIQETVRELLKADRIWVAGWRMGLSVTSFLSFVLKYMLGNCELIPQGSVAEYSAYIRPNDVLFVCGFPRYCSRTLKVSKLAKEQGATVIALTDSNLSPFAKLADLTLLAQSKSKGFLDSYTASLSVVNAIINEISYLEKERVKVNIERMELMFEQFQDSFEWMSRTK, from the coding sequence ATGACAACGATTAAGGACAAAATTCAGGAGCAATTCGAGACTTTGAGCTCGGGGCAAAAAAGAGCAGCCCATTACATTCAGCAGCATATGCAGGAGGTTGCGCTGCAACCTGCCCATAAGACTGCTACCAAAGCCAGCGTTAGCGAAGCAACGGTTCACCGGCTGGCCCAGGCACTATCCTATCCGAGCTTCTCGGCGATGCATCAGGATATCCAGCGATATATTTTGCGCGACCAGCGCGCTGTCAAAAATCTTGAGCATTTGACTAGCCGGCAGGAAGAATCATGGCTGGAGAAGCACTTTACACAAGAAATGGATAATATTCGGGAGACGATGCTGCAAACGGACAAGATGCAGATTCAAGAGACGGTAAGGGAGCTTCTAAAGGCGGATCGGATTTGGGTAGCAGGCTGGCGAATGGGATTATCGGTCACCTCTTTTCTCAGCTTTGTCCTTAAGTATATGCTGGGCAATTGCGAGCTAATTCCGCAGGGCAGTGTAGCGGAGTATTCAGCCTATATTCGGCCTAATGATGTCTTGTTCGTCTGCGGATTTCCAAGATACTGCTCCAGAACGCTAAAGGTATCGAAGCTGGCCAAGGAGCAAGGAGCCACGGTAATTGCATTGACGGACTCCAATCTATCGCCTTTCGCCAAGCTGGCCGATCTGACTTTATTGGCGCAGAGCAAATCGAAGGGATTTCTTGACTCGTATACGGCTTCTTTATCCGTAGTGAATGCAATCATTAATGAAATCTCTTATTTGGAGAAGGAACGGGTCAAGGTCAATATTGAGCGAATGGAGCTTATGTTTGAACAGTTCCAGGATAGTTTTGAGTGGATGAGCAGAACGAAGTGA
- the rplD gene encoding 50S ribosomal protein L4, with protein sequence MLNVNIFNMDGISVGEMELEESIFGIIPNESVMHDAVLNYLANNRSGTQSALTRGEVRGGGRKPYKQNKINKSRAGSIRMPHWRGGGVVFAPKPRDYSYRLNKKVKRLAIKSALSSKVQNKEFIVVDEIKLENYRTKSIVAMLNALGAEKKVLIVTPIINNFVFKSANNIPGVETTVADSLHVYNVLNCDKLIIAKEAVNMITEMYS encoded by the coding sequence ATGTTAAATGTTAACATTTTTAATATGGATGGTATTAGTGTTGGTGAAATGGAACTTGAAGAATCCATTTTCGGTATTATTCCCAATGAATCAGTTATGCATGATGCAGTTCTAAATTATCTGGCAAATAATCGCAGCGGAACCCAATCTGCATTAACACGTGGTGAAGTTAGAGGCGGTGGTAGAAAACCATATAAGCAGAATAAAATTAATAAATCTAGAGCAGGTTCGATTCGTATGCCTCATTGGCGTGGCGGAGGGGTTGTGTTTGCTCCTAAACCTCGCGACTACAGCTATAGACTCAATAAAAAGGTGAAGAGACTTGCTATAAAATCTGCATTATCTAGCAAAGTACAGAACAAAGAATTCATTGTCGTCGACGAAATTAAGTTGGAAAACTACAGGACAAAGTCTATAGTAGCTATGCTTAATGCTCTTGGGGCAGAGAAAAAGGTGCTAATTGTTACACCTATAATAAATAACTTTGTTTTTAAAAGCGCCAATAACATTCCTGGTGTAGAAACCACTGTGGCGGATTCACTTCATGTATACAACGTTCTGAATTGTGATAAATTAATAATCGCCAAGGAAGCTGTCAATATGATTACGGAAATGTACTCATAA
- a CDS encoding helix-turn-helix transcriptional regulator: MEKVERLISIIMILLKKDVVSTKEFAQLFNVTKRTILRDMETLSLSNIPIYSVNGVHGGYGIMDEYKVDKRLLSSSDLQNILTALGGLEQILISEEVEVTIKKIEAMVSPLSPKGSIQLSFYDWEGRSEIRQTLKMCQEAILARRLISFDYIDKNGMMTKRMVEPYQLHFSETSWYLKGFCLHRMRYRTFKLSRIDQFHIDEETFNPRDYSLEQEHETSYQPELVAVRALISPSIKDHFIERYGRKSIENYSSELLLATIHVPQNSFGFQFLASFGTNLEIIEPKTYVEDFRNYLHEMMKKYS, encoded by the coding sequence ATGGAAAAGGTTGAGAGATTAATATCCATCATCATGATATTGCTGAAAAAGGATGTTGTTTCAACCAAAGAATTTGCACAGTTATTTAACGTTACCAAAAGAACGATTCTTCGTGATATGGAAACATTGAGTTTATCAAACATCCCCATCTATTCTGTCAACGGAGTTCATGGTGGCTACGGTATTATGGACGAATATAAGGTTGATAAACGTCTTTTAAGCAGCTCCGACTTGCAGAATATATTGACGGCGCTCGGCGGATTGGAACAAATTCTAATTAGCGAAGAAGTTGAAGTGACGATAAAAAAAATAGAAGCCATGGTTAGCCCGTTGTCTCCGAAAGGTTCCATCCAACTGTCATTTTATGATTGGGAGGGTCGGTCCGAAATTCGTCAAACCTTGAAGATGTGTCAAGAGGCCATATTAGCAAGAAGATTGATTTCATTTGATTATATCGATAAAAATGGCATGATGACGAAGAGAATGGTCGAACCATATCAGCTTCATTTCAGTGAAACGAGTTGGTATTTGAAAGGATTCTGTTTGCATCGCATGAGATATAGAACATTTAAATTATCTAGGATCGATCAGTTTCATATCGATGAAGAAACATTTAACCCTAGGGATTATTCGTTAGAACAAGAACATGAAACAAGTTATCAACCAGAACTAGTCGCTGTAAGAGCGTTGATTTCGCCCAGCATAAAAGATCATTTTATAGAAAGGTATGGTCGAAAGAGTATTGAAAACTATAGTTCTGAACTTTTATTGGCAACAATCCATGTTCCTCAAAACAGTTTTGGATTTCAATTTTTAGCAAGCTTCGGTACAAATCTAGAAATCATAGAGCCAAAAACTTATGTTGAAGATTTTCGGAATTATTTACATGAAATGATGAAGAAATATTCTTAA
- a CDS encoding ABC transporter permease — translation MRFYIRKLITFISTLVLVSVITFLVFQVLPGDPAQIILGVDADPQQIAALHEAMGLDRSAGERYLMWIKDTLSGDFGTSVRYNRPVADLLLERLPVTLSLALFSLGLTLIIGLPLGIYIARRDGKLSSLLLSLFTQLGVSVPSFWLAFILILLFSVTFKLFPTYGYTSWSTNPFGAIRSLFLPSLALAIPGFAVVIRYLRNTLLDQSRMDYVRTARSKGLHEKGIMYHHILRNGMIPVITIVGLLIADTLGGSIVVENVFALPGIGNLLVSSIGARDLPLVQTMVLYIAVIVVSINFIVDMLYKVIDPRIRLKR, via the coding sequence TTGAGATTTTATATTCGCAAGCTGATCACCTTTATATCTACCCTGGTTCTTGTGTCCGTCATTACGTTTCTGGTATTTCAGGTTCTTCCCGGAGACCCGGCGCAAATTATTCTCGGTGTGGATGCAGACCCGCAGCAAATTGCCGCTTTGCACGAAGCAATGGGGCTTGACCGATCGGCCGGAGAACGTTATTTGATGTGGATCAAGGATACCTTATCCGGCGATTTCGGCACCTCGGTGCGATATAACAGACCGGTAGCCGACCTGTTATTGGAGCGTCTACCGGTTACCTTATCCTTGGCTTTATTCTCCCTGGGGCTGACCCTGATCATAGGGCTCCCCCTGGGGATTTATATTGCCAGAAGAGACGGCAAGTTATCGTCCTTGCTCCTGTCGTTATTTACGCAGTTAGGCGTATCGGTGCCTTCATTTTGGCTGGCTTTTATTTTAATCTTATTATTCTCAGTCACGTTCAAATTGTTCCCGACCTATGGATATACTTCATGGAGCACAAATCCGTTTGGTGCTATCAGGTCGTTGTTCCTGCCCTCTCTGGCCCTCGCTATTCCCGGGTTCGCGGTGGTGATCCGTTATTTAAGAAATACGCTGCTGGATCAATCGCGCATGGATTATGTACGGACGGCTAGAAGCAAAGGTCTGCATGAGAAGGGAATCATGTACCACCATATACTGCGCAACGGAATGATTCCGGTCATTACCATTGTCGGGTTATTAATTGCCGATACGCTCGGAGGCAGTATTGTGGTTGAGAATGTATTTGCGCTCCCGGGTATTGGAAATTTGCTGGTCAGCTCCATCGGGGCGCGAGATCTGCCGCTGGTACAAACGATGGTGCTGTATATTGCCGTGATTGTCGTCAGTATTAATTTTATCGTCGACATGCTCTATAAAGTCATCGATCCCCGGATCCGGTTGAAAAGGTGA
- a CDS encoding MBL fold metallo-hydrolase produces the protein MDLTVIGYWGAYPDKNEATSGYLLEHKGSKILLDCGSGVLSKLQNYTTLEELDAVVITHLHADHMADVYSLEFATLISMQLGRRLKPLEVYVYYKDSARLDFCYPQYVNVHQITPQSVVTVGELTLEFSENIHEVPCCAVKVISGEGKSLVYSGDTGYCQEIIDFSWGVDVLVLESSFYNWQKGLNHGHLTAGEAGQIAAIAQPGRLILTHLPHYDDHQQLVLEASVHYNGEIQLAYCGMKLTI, from the coding sequence ATGGATCTTACGGTTATAGGGTACTGGGGAGCATATCCCGACAAAAATGAAGCAACCTCAGGTTATTTGCTTGAGCATAAGGGCAGCAAAATTTTATTGGACTGCGGCAGCGGGGTTCTGTCCAAGCTGCAAAATTACACGACGCTGGAGGAACTGGATGCCGTCGTTATAACTCATCTGCATGCGGATCATATGGCGGATGTGTACAGTCTGGAGTTCGCTACACTTATTTCCATGCAATTAGGTAGGCGCCTTAAACCGCTGGAGGTGTACGTTTATTACAAGGATTCCGCTAGGCTCGATTTTTGTTATCCGCAATATGTAAATGTACACCAGATTACTCCGCAAAGTGTAGTGACGGTTGGCGAACTAACTTTGGAATTCTCGGAGAATATTCATGAGGTTCCTTGTTGCGCAGTCAAAGTGATCTCAGGAGAAGGAAAGAGCCTCGTCTACTCTGGTGATACGGGTTACTGCCAGGAAATCATTGATTTCTCATGGGGGGTTGATGTGCTGGTGCTGGAGAGCAGCTTCTACAACTGGCAGAAGGGATTGAATCATGGCCACCTGACAGCGGGAGAGGCAGGTCAAATCGCTGCCATAGCTCAGCCAGGAAGGTTAATCCTGACGCATCTTCCCCATTACGATGATCATCAACAATTGGTGTTAGAAGCTTCCGTTCATTATAACGGTGAAATTCAATTAGCTTATTGCGGTATGAAACTGACGATTTAA